One Telluria mixta DNA window includes the following coding sequences:
- a CDS encoding DsbC family protein has protein sequence MGKTKLAVLLATGLITSCVGAQNSVEATIKKAIEPRLGGAKIESIKETPYAGLYELRVAGDILYTDKKGEYLIIGHVYDAKTTRDLTRERIDDINKIKFSDLPLNDAIKQVKGDGKRVIAVFEDPNCGYCKRLRQTTLKNMDNVTIYTFMYNILSPDSFEKSKNIWCSPDRVKAWDDWMINNKPAAAAPASCESPNEKVLALGQKLHITGTPAIFFSDGSRIPGAVDQKTLEAKLAALKQ, from the coding sequence ATGGGTAAAACGAAGCTCGCCGTCCTGCTGGCGACCGGCCTGATCACGTCGTGCGTCGGCGCGCAAAATTCGGTCGAGGCGACCATCAAAAAGGCGATCGAACCCCGCCTGGGCGGCGCCAAGATCGAGTCGATCAAGGAAACGCCGTACGCCGGGCTGTACGAACTGCGCGTGGCCGGCGACATCCTGTATACGGACAAGAAGGGTGAATACCTGATCATCGGCCACGTCTACGATGCCAAGACGACGCGCGACCTGACCCGCGAGCGCATCGACGACATCAACAAGATCAAGTTCTCCGACCTGCCACTGAACGACGCCATCAAGCAGGTCAAGGGCGACGGCAAGCGCGTGATCGCCGTGTTCGAAGACCCGAACTGCGGCTACTGCAAGCGCCTGCGCCAGACGACGCTGAAGAACATGGACAACGTGACGATCTACACGTTCATGTACAACATCCTGTCGCCGGACTCGTTCGAGAAGTCGAAGAACATCTGGTGCTCGCCCGACCGCGTCAAGGCCTGGGATGACTGGATGATCAACAACAAGCCGGCAGCGGCCGCGCCGGCGAGCTGCGAGTCGCCGAACGAGAAGGTGCTGGCGCTGGGCCAGAAGCTGCACATCACCGGCACGCCGGCGATCTTCTTCTCGGACGGCAGCCGGATTCCGGGCGCCGTCGACCAGAAAACGCTCGAGGCCAAACTGGCCGCCCTCAAGCAGTAA
- a CDS encoding FAD-dependent monooxygenase, which translates to MSTQTTSSAPHRNVARRSDICIVGNGAIAKTAALGLSQAGHSVTLLVPPARPEAQDTSTASGDKPWDVRVYALNHTAHTLLSSLKVWGALDMARVAPVDAMDVQGDGEQGGHLGFDAFGAHAGSLAWIVEDSNLNQALDAALRFAQNVETVTGRACRIVSSADDVEVELEDGKVLAAQLLVGADGRDSWVRGQCDIGIDYRSYHQRAIVANFACEKPHHNVAYQWFTCKEGIVALLPLPGNKVSLVWSAPDTLADTIMNESLGELAIRLGEYSENKLGLLKPLQPEDVKAIPLALVRPHAITAPRVALIGDAAHAVHPLAGHGMNLGFGDINALLDTIAARDAHQGLGDERVLARYARARKEDVLLMQLATDGLERLFGANLEPVRVVRNLGLNLLDKLPLVKRRLIAHAMGR; encoded by the coding sequence ATGAGCACACAGACCACTTCCTCCGCACCTCATCGCAACGTCGCGCGCCGCAGCGACATCTGCATCGTCGGCAATGGCGCGATCGCCAAGACGGCGGCGCTGGGCCTGTCGCAGGCCGGGCACAGCGTCACACTGCTCGTGCCGCCCGCGCGGCCCGAGGCACAGGATACGTCGACCGCGTCGGGCGACAAGCCCTGGGACGTGCGCGTCTATGCGCTCAACCACACGGCGCATACTTTGCTGTCGTCGCTGAAAGTCTGGGGCGCGCTCGACATGGCGCGTGTGGCGCCCGTCGACGCCATGGACGTGCAGGGCGACGGGGAGCAGGGCGGCCATCTCGGGTTCGATGCGTTCGGCGCCCATGCGGGCTCGCTCGCGTGGATCGTCGAGGACAGCAACCTGAACCAGGCGCTCGATGCGGCGCTGCGCTTCGCCCAGAACGTCGAGACCGTCACGGGACGCGCCTGCCGCATCGTGAGCAGTGCCGACGACGTCGAGGTCGAGCTGGAAGACGGCAAGGTGCTCGCGGCCCAGCTGCTGGTCGGCGCCGACGGACGCGATTCCTGGGTGCGCGGGCAGTGCGACATCGGCATCGATTACCGCTCGTACCACCAGCGCGCCATCGTGGCGAATTTTGCGTGCGAAAAGCCGCATCACAACGTGGCCTATCAATGGTTCACGTGCAAGGAAGGGATCGTCGCGCTGCTGCCGCTGCCGGGGAATAAAGTGTCGCTCGTGTGGTCCGCGCCGGACACGCTGGCCGACACCATCATGAACGAATCGCTGGGCGAACTGGCGATCCGCCTGGGCGAGTATTCGGAGAACAAGCTGGGCCTGCTGAAGCCGCTGCAGCCGGAAGACGTCAAGGCGATCCCGCTGGCGCTCGTGCGCCCGCATGCGATCACGGCGCCGCGCGTGGCGCTCATCGGCGACGCCGCCCATGCGGTGCATCCGCTGGCCGGGCACGGCATGAACCTGGGCTTCGGCGACATCAATGCGCTGCTCGACACGATCGCCGCGCGCGACGCCCACCAGGGCCTTGGCGACGAGCGCGTGCTGGCGCGCTATGCCCGCGCGCGCAAGGAAGACGTGTTGCTGATGCAACTCGCCACGGATGGCCTGGAGCGTCTGTTCGGCGCAAATCTGGAGCCCGTGCGCGTGGTTCGCAATTTAGGATTAAACTTGCTGGATAAGTTGCCTCTGGTCAAGCGACGGCTGATCGCCCACGCGATGGGCAGGTAA
- a CDS encoding MmcQ/YjbR family DNA-binding protein translates to MNVEELKSFCRGFAGATEVLHGAPTNVLAYAVGGKNFAYFKTSEPEKWRFSTRVSTDRFVELTDIPGVKPARYMGRFHWVTIVQVEHFPPAYLAELVEWSYRKALGSLSKAAQRAIAGDKEG, encoded by the coding sequence ATGAACGTCGAAGAGCTGAAGTCATTTTGCCGTGGATTCGCTGGCGCGACCGAAGTGCTGCATGGCGCGCCCACGAACGTTCTTGCATACGCCGTTGGCGGAAAGAACTTCGCTTATTTCAAGACGAGCGAGCCGGAAAAATGGCGTTTCAGCACGAGAGTCTCGACCGACCGTTTTGTGGAACTGACAGACATTCCTGGTGTGAAGCCGGCTCGCTACATGGGACGTTTTCACTGGGTGACGATCGTCCAGGTCGAGCATTTCCCCCCTGCGTATCTGGCGGAACTGGTCGAGTGGTCGTATCGGAAAGCCCTCGGCTCACTCAGCAAAGCCGCACAGCGTGCCATTGCGGGAGATAAGGAAGGATAA
- a CDS encoding PEP-CTERM sorting domain-containing protein: MKLKFALAAALAFTAITGTAHAGAFINGGFEDGNTNGWTTGEGNRSFIGNTGLTPATFLPGGSLYTGPATRSAINTAGTSDPLLGGLLGSTVYSGQYSYRVEDTTFGGNASVLSQKVTNYTEANVFFAWKAVLENGGHSADESAELLITLTDDTTGTVLINRVYNAGAGGGGVDGRFSVTGDLYYTPTWQIEQLAIDSSLSGHDFTLSILAADCSPTGHTGYAYIDGFGAVIPPVNVPEPASAALMLLGAGAMLRSRRRKQAK; encoded by the coding sequence ATGAAACTAAAATTTGCGCTGGCCGCTGCCCTCGCATTCACCGCCATTACCGGTACCGCACACGCCGGCGCCTTTATCAACGGCGGTTTTGAAGACGGCAATACGAACGGCTGGACGACTGGGGAGGGTAATCGTTCGTTCATCGGCAATACCGGACTGACGCCGGCAACGTTCCTGCCGGGTGGCAGCCTGTACACGGGGCCGGCCACCCGTTCCGCCATCAATACCGCAGGCACGTCGGATCCGCTGCTGGGCGGGCTGCTGGGCTCGACCGTCTATTCGGGCCAGTATTCGTACCGCGTGGAAGACACCACGTTCGGCGGTAACGCTTCGGTCCTCAGCCAGAAAGTGACGAATTACACCGAAGCGAACGTCTTCTTCGCCTGGAAAGCCGTGCTGGAAAACGGCGGTCACAGCGCCGATGAATCGGCCGAACTGCTGATCACGCTGACCGACGATACGACCGGTACCGTACTGATCAACCGCGTGTATAACGCCGGTGCGGGTGGTGGTGGCGTCGACGGCCGTTTCTCGGTGACTGGCGACCTGTATTACACGCCGACCTGGCAAATCGAACAGCTCGCAATCGATTCGTCGCTGTCGGGCCATGATTTCACGTTGTCGATTCTGGCGGCCGATTGCTCGCCGACCGGTCACACGGGTTATGCCTATATCGACGGTTTCGGCGCGGTTATCCCGCCGGTGAATGTTCCGGAACCGGCTTCCGCTGCGCTGATGCTGCTGGGTGCAGGTGCAATGCTGCGCTCGCGTCGTCGCAAGCAGGCTAAATAA
- a CDS encoding alpha/beta fold hydrolase — protein MKRRDFLYMTAAAVAAGRAQAAPQTEVERYRHARRYVDLPCGRIAYVERGKGAAALFLHGAPLNGFQWRGAIDRLAPYRRCIAPDFPGLGYSQVPEDQSVAPAAQVAMLAALLDALGVDQADIVAADSGGAVAQMFLVRYPARVRTLLLTNCDTEPNSPPPMIQPVLDMARAGTLADDTATWLADGNRARATFGAAVYHDPALLTDDIIDYYVAPLVSTPLRRRQYHAFHNALAPNPLAGIEAALRRSTVPVRMVWGASDIIFPMADAAYLDRIFPRSQGIRRVPKGKLFFQEEFPDVIAEEVLHLWDVG, from the coding sequence ATGAAACGCAGGGATTTCTTGTACATGACCGCGGCGGCCGTGGCGGCTGGCCGTGCGCAGGCGGCGCCGCAAACGGAAGTGGAGCGCTACCGTCACGCGCGGCGTTACGTGGACCTGCCGTGCGGCCGCATCGCGTACGTCGAGCGGGGCAAGGGCGCGGCGGCGCTGTTCCTGCACGGGGCGCCGCTGAATGGCTTTCAATGGCGTGGCGCGATCGACCGCCTGGCCCCGTACCGGCGCTGCATCGCCCCCGATTTTCCGGGCCTCGGCTACTCGCAGGTCCCGGAGGACCAGTCGGTGGCGCCCGCCGCCCAGGTGGCGATGCTGGCGGCGCTGCTGGATGCGCTCGGCGTCGACCAGGCCGACATCGTCGCTGCCGACAGCGGCGGCGCGGTCGCGCAGATGTTCCTGGTCCGCTATCCGGCGCGGGTACGCACGCTGCTCCTGACGAACTGCGACACGGAGCCCAACAGCCCGCCGCCGATGATCCAGCCGGTGCTCGACATGGCCCGTGCCGGCACGCTGGCCGACGACACCGCGACATGGCTGGCCGACGGGAATCGGGCGCGCGCGACGTTCGGCGCGGCCGTGTACCACGACCCTGCGCTGCTCACGGACGACATCATCGACTACTACGTGGCACCGCTGGTGAGCACGCCGCTGCGGCGCAGGCAGTACCACGCGTTCCACAACGCCCTGGCGCCGAACCCGCTCGCGGGCATCGAGGCGGCGCTCAGGCGCAGTACGGTGCCGGTGCGAATGGTGTGGGGCGCCAGCGACATCATCTTTCCCATGGCGGATGCCGCTTACCTGGACCGTATTTTCCCGCGCTCGCAGGGAATACGCCGGGTTCCAAAAGGAAAATTATTTTTTCAGGAGGAATTTCCTGATGTTATTGCGGAAGAGGTATTGCATTTATGGGATGTCGGTTAA
- a CDS encoding AraC family transcriptional regulator, whose amino-acid sequence MTDRPACYPSPSTAPLPLLDVLTSPVPPGRFDSPVDERHVLCLHLGAPVPVSYRAGKAERQGVRLHGQFCVVPGGSSTRWTLSRPATSLLLRLAPAHLRATAEDMGPGARTFDLAPAIHIRDPQIERIGWMMQAEDHAAHPGGRLFADSLASALAVRLVALQSPLTPVPARALPAWRLRHVIDYVDAHLDRDLTLAELAAVAGFSPSHFKALFKQATGTPVHRFVLERRVERARLRLLEGQDSVTAIALDCGFAHPSHMARWMRRLLGFSPSQLRS is encoded by the coding sequence ATGACCGACCGCCCCGCCTGCTATCCCAGCCCGTCCACCGCCCCGCTGCCGCTCCTCGACGTCCTGACGTCGCCGGTGCCGCCGGGCCGGTTCGATTCGCCCGTGGACGAGCGCCACGTGCTGTGCCTCCACCTGGGCGCGCCGGTGCCGGTGTCGTACCGGGCCGGCAAGGCCGAGCGGCAGGGCGTGCGGTTGCACGGCCAGTTCTGCGTCGTGCCGGGCGGCTCGAGCACCCGCTGGACCCTGTCCCGGCCGGCCACCTCGCTGCTGCTGCGGCTCGCGCCCGCGCACCTGCGTGCCACGGCCGAGGACATGGGACCCGGCGCGCGCACCTTCGACCTCGCGCCGGCGATCCACATCCGCGATCCGCAGATCGAGCGCATCGGCTGGATGATGCAGGCCGAGGACCATGCCGCCCACCCGGGCGGCAGGCTGTTCGCCGACAGCCTCGCGTCGGCACTCGCCGTGCGCCTCGTCGCGCTGCAGTCGCCTTTGACGCCCGTGCCGGCGCGGGCGCTGCCGGCCTGGCGCCTGCGCCACGTCATCGACTATGTCGACGCCCACCTGGACCGCGACCTCACGCTCGCGGAATTGGCCGCCGTCGCGGGGTTCAGTCCTTCGCATTTCAAGGCGTTGTTCAAACAGGCGACAGGTACGCCGGTCCACCGGTTCGTGCTCGAACGGCGCGTGGAACGGGCGCGCCTGCGCCTGCTCGAGGGGCAGGACAGCGTCACGGCGATCGCGCTCGACTGCGGCTTTGCGCATCCGAGCCACATGGCGCGCTGGATGCGCCGGCTGCTGGGGTTCAGCCCCTCGCAGCTCCGCAGTTAG
- a CDS encoding carboxylesterase/lipase family protein: MRSAAAVAGCLLACAAQAAQVTDPVRVTGGQIVGAAADGVNTFLGVPFAAPPVGKLRWRAPQPVVPWPGVKSAQAYAPACAQTAQWVPDPKSEDCLYLNVWAPAKAQNLPVIVWIHGGGYYGGTGAQPGYDGGNLARRGVVVVTINYRLGIFGFFAHPELTAESPDKASGNQGMEDQVAALRWVKDNIAAFGGDPARVTIMGESAGGESVAVLVASPLAKGLFQRAISQSGNFAMPIDASENALFDRTAAEKAGVTFASAVGAKRLADLRALPVAALQKPAWAPHPIVDGHLLREDLTTTYRNRRQNDVPLLAGWNAEEGKDLAPEILGTDKFTAAAHKTLVTKLLGHAPSAALLAAYPGATDAQARASIDQLTNDWWGWRTWYWASLQAQYGKARPYLYYFTHRPAEPLTPCGYGCGAGHGAEIQYVFDHLGQDPRPWSTYDRQLATRLADTWANFARSGTPNGQGLPDWPAFDGRPATILRIGDAADLQARGKLPDFSLFGQPPKR, from the coding sequence ATGAGAAGTGCGGCAGCTGTCGCCGGATGCCTGCTGGCCTGTGCGGCCCAGGCGGCCCAGGTGACTGACCCGGTGCGGGTCACGGGAGGGCAAATCGTCGGCGCGGCGGCCGACGGGGTGAATACGTTCCTGGGCGTGCCGTTCGCGGCACCGCCGGTCGGCAAGCTGCGCTGGCGCGCGCCGCAGCCGGTCGTGCCATGGCCGGGCGTGAAGTCCGCGCAAGCCTATGCGCCGGCCTGCGCCCAGACCGCGCAGTGGGTGCCGGATCCGAAAAGCGAAGACTGCCTGTACCTGAACGTGTGGGCGCCCGCGAAGGCGCAGAACCTCCCCGTCATCGTCTGGATCCACGGCGGCGGCTATTACGGCGGCACGGGCGCCCAGCCCGGCTATGACGGCGGCAACCTGGCACGGCGCGGTGTCGTCGTCGTCACCATCAATTACCGCCTTGGCATCTTCGGCTTCTTCGCGCATCCCGAGCTGACGGCGGAGTCGCCGGATAAAGCGTCGGGCAACCAGGGCATGGAAGACCAGGTCGCGGCGCTGCGCTGGGTGAAAGACAATATCGCGGCCTTCGGCGGCGACCCGGCGCGCGTCACGATCATGGGCGAATCGGCGGGCGGCGAATCGGTTGCGGTCCTCGTCGCGTCACCGCTGGCGAAGGGCCTGTTCCAGCGCGCGATCTCGCAAAGCGGCAACTTCGCGATGCCGATCGACGCCAGCGAGAACGCCTTGTTCGACCGCACGGCCGCGGAGAAGGCGGGCGTGACGTTCGCCAGCGCGGTAGGGGCGAAGCGCCTCGCGGACCTGCGCGCGCTGCCCGTCGCCGCGCTGCAGAAACCGGCGTGGGCGCCGCATCCGATCGTCGACGGCCATCTGCTGCGCGAAGACCTGACGACGACGTACCGCAACCGCCGCCAGAACGACGTGCCCCTGCTCGCGGGCTGGAATGCGGAAGAGGGCAAGGATCTTGCACCGGAAATCCTCGGCACGGACAAATTCACGGCCGCCGCCCACAAGACGCTCGTGACGAAGCTGCTGGGCCATGCGCCGTCCGCCGCCCTGCTGGCTGCTTATCCGGGCGCCACCGATGCACAGGCCAGGGCGTCCATCGACCAGCTCACGAACGACTGGTGGGGCTGGCGCACGTGGTACTGGGCGTCGCTGCAGGCGCAGTATGGCAAGGCCCGGCCCTACCTCTACTATTTCACGCACCGGCCGGCGGAACCCCTGACGCCGTGCGGCTATGGTTGCGGGGCGGGACATGGCGCCGAGATCCAGTACGTGTTCGACCATCTCGGCCAGGATCCGCGGCCGTGGTCGACGTACGACCGGCAGCTGGCCACGCGCCTGGCCGACACCTGGGCGAACTTCGCGCGCTCGGGCACGCCGAACGGCCAGGGATTGCCCGACTGGCCCGCGTTCGACGGCAGGCCGGCGACCATCCTGCGCATCGGCGACGCGGCCGACCTGCAGGCGCGCGGCAAGCTGCCCGATTTTTCGTTGTTCGGGCAGCCGCCCAAACGCTGA
- a CDS encoding alpha/beta fold hydrolase yields the protein MNQSIARTLRNVFGAAALTVAALGTAHAQTADAFSSVKQINAGVLNVGYVDAGPANGPVVILLHGWPYDIHSYVDVVPLLTKAGYRVIVPHLRGYGTTRFLDPKAVRNGEPAALAQDVVDLMDALKIDKATLAGYDWGARSADIVAALWPERVKGLVSVSGYLIGSQESGKQPLPPAAELQWWYQFYFATDRGAAGYAKNHHDFAKLIWKTASPQWQFDDRTFDRSAASLENPDHAAITIFNYRWRLGLVQGEAKYDKLEQRLATFPAITVPTITLEGDANGAPHPEPAAYAKRFTGKYKHELIKGGIGHNLPQEAPRAFADAVIAVDHL from the coding sequence ATGAACCAGTCCATCGCCCGCACGCTGCGCAACGTCTTCGGCGCAGCCGCCCTCACCGTCGCTGCGCTCGGCACGGCCCATGCACAGACCGCCGACGCTTTCTCGTCCGTCAAGCAGATCAATGCGGGCGTACTGAACGTCGGCTACGTCGACGCAGGTCCGGCCAATGGTCCCGTCGTGATCCTGCTGCACGGCTGGCCGTACGACATCCACAGCTACGTCGATGTCGTGCCGCTGCTGACGAAGGCCGGTTACCGCGTGATCGTGCCGCACCTGCGCGGCTACGGCACGACCCGCTTCCTGGATCCGAAGGCCGTGCGCAACGGCGAGCCGGCCGCGCTGGCGCAGGACGTCGTCGACCTGATGGATGCGCTCAAGATCGACAAGGCGACCCTGGCCGGCTACGACTGGGGTGCGCGCAGCGCCGACATCGTCGCCGCGCTGTGGCCCGAGCGCGTGAAGGGGCTGGTGTCCGTGAGCGGCTACCTGATCGGCAGCCAGGAAAGCGGCAAGCAGCCGCTGCCGCCGGCCGCCGAGCTGCAATGGTGGTACCAGTTCTACTTCGCCACCGACCGCGGCGCCGCCGGCTATGCGAAGAATCACCACGATTTCGCCAAGTTGATCTGGAAGACCGCGTCGCCGCAATGGCAGTTCGACGACCGCACGTTCGACCGCAGCGCCGCGTCGCTGGAGAACCCGGACCACGCGGCCATCACGATCTTTAACTACCGCTGGCGCCTCGGCCTGGTCCAGGGCGAAGCAAAGTACGACAAACTGGAACAGCGCCTGGCGACCTTCCCGGCCATCACCGTGCCGACGATCACCCTGGAAGGCGATGCCAACGGCGCCCCGCACCCGGAACCGGCCGCGTACGCCAAGCGTTTCACCGGCAAGTACAAGCACGAACTCATCAAGGGCGGCATCGGCCACAACCTGCCGCAGGAGGCACCGCGCGCGTTCGCCGATGCCGTCATCGCCGTCGACCACCTGTAA
- a CDS encoding organic hydroperoxide resistance protein — protein sequence MSKIDKVLYTGKTRTTGGREGSAKSDDGRLDITLSPPGSHGTGTNPEQLFAAGWSACFIGALGLAARDRHVALPVDTAVDAEVDLGTGTDGYALQARLHVSLPGVPREVALDLVHAAHQTCPYSKMSRGNIDVNITVA from the coding sequence ATGAGCAAGATCGACAAGGTTCTCTACACCGGCAAGACCCGCACCACCGGCGGCCGCGAAGGCAGCGCAAAGAGCGACGACGGCCGTCTCGACATCACGCTGTCGCCGCCGGGCAGCCACGGCACGGGCACGAACCCGGAACAGTTGTTCGCCGCGGGCTGGTCGGCCTGCTTCATCGGCGCGCTGGGCCTCGCCGCGCGCGACCGGCATGTAGCACTGCCGGTGGACACCGCCGTCGATGCGGAAGTCGACCTCGGCACCGGCACCGACGGCTATGCGCTGCAGGCGCGGCTGCATGTCAGCCTGCCCGGCGTGCCGCGCGAGGTCGCGCTGGACCTGGTCCATGCCGCGCACCAGACGTGCCCGTATTCGAAAATGTCGCGTGGGAATATCGACGTGAACATCACCGTGGCGTAA